Part of the Vigna angularis cultivar LongXiaoDou No.4 chromosome 1, ASM1680809v1, whole genome shotgun sequence genome, AGAATAAGTGACAAAGCTATGTCCATGATACTGGAATTGCTAGCAGATGCATTTGAACATGCTAaaattccaaattcattctaTGAAGCcaaaaaagtgattaacaagcTTGGTCTTCATTACACCAAAATTGATGCTTGCCCGAATGattgtatgttgtatgttggAGAAGACAAAGATAAAGATTCTTGTAAGAAATGCAAGACATCAAGATGGAAGCCAAAAAAGAGAAATACAATTGGTGACGATGTTGTTGTTAATAAGCGAAAGAAGATTCCTGCAAAGGTGTTAAGGTATTTTCCTTTGAAGCCTCGATTACAGAGGATGTTTTTTTCATCTAAAATAGCTGAGCATATGAGATGGCATGCATCAGAAAGTACGAATGAAGGCATGTTAAGACATCCAAGAGATTCTGAAGCATGGAAGAAATTTGACTTGATGCACCCTCAATTTGCCTTAGACCCTCGAAACATGAGACTCAGTTTAGCTACTGATGGGTTCAATCCATATGGGAACTTGAGCACCAATCACAGTATTTGGCCAGTTGTTCTCATACCATACAACCTTCCTCCTTGGATGTGTATGAAACAAAGTTCATTCATTTTGTCCATGATCATTCCTGGAAAGCGAGCACTGGGCAATGATATTGATGTTTACTTACAACCATTAATAGAAGAGTTGAAGGAGTTGTGGAAAACTGGAATTAAAACTTTTGATTCATATGGAAATGAAGTATTTGATATGCGTGCAGCCATATTGTGGACTATTAGTGACTTTCCAGGACTTGGAACCTTATCGGGATGGAACACACATACAGGATTGGCATGTCCGagatgtaattttgacactacTCCTAAGAAGCTTGTCAAAGGTgggaaattttgttttataagtcATCGTCGGTGGTTAGATGGAAGACATAAGTTCAGATTGGCTCATAGCAGGTTTGATGGAACTATTGAAAATAGAAGCCAACCAATGGCAATCTCAGGACATGATATCCTACAACAACTTGGGAATGTTCACGTTGAATTTGGGAAAGAACCTATAGTTGAAGAAAGGTCAAAAAGACAACGCAGAGTTGATCATCCTAAGGTAGATACTCTACAATGGCGAAAGAAGAGTATATTTTTTGACCTTCCTTATTGGGTAGATAACTTATTGCACCACAATCTGGATGTTatgcacattgaaaaaaatgtttgtgacaatATATTGTTTACATTATTGAATGatagtacaaataataaatgcaaAGACAATCTAAAGGCAAGAAAGGACTTACAACTTTGGGGTATTAGACCAGATCTGTGGCCTGATGAGAATGGTAGATATCTTCCTGCTATATATACATTGTCAAATGTAAATAAGgatatatttctaaaaacttTGAAGAATATAACTGTACCTGATGGCTACTCAAGTAACATCAGTAGATGTGTTGATGTCAAACAACGTAAGATTAGAGGACTAAAAAGTCATGACTCACATGTGTTGATGGAGCAAATTCTTCCTTTGGCAATAAGAAAGACACTCCCTAAAGAAGTGTCCTCTATTTTGATTGATCTATGctctttttttaaacaattatgtaataaagttttgaagataGATCAACTTGTCCAATTACAAGATAGAGTTGATTCCCTCCTTCTTTTTTCACAGtgatggttcatttgattgtgcATTTAGTAGAAGATGCCAAGCGTGGAGGACCTGTCCAATAtcgatggatgtatcctattgagagGTACTTGGGAAAATTGAAGTCTTATGTGCGTAATAAGGCACAAGCTGAAGGCTCAATAGCTGAAGGATACTTGGCTGAAGAGTGCTTAACTTTTTGTTCTAGATACTTAGATGGAATTGAGACTGTGTTCAATAGATTGCGTCGTGTTGATGATGAACCGAGTATTGGCTCTTGCACTGTAAGCACTTTATTCCCACCGATCGGAAAAGCAGTTGGAGGTTTCACTTATTTCACTTTATCTGAAAAGGAAAAGTTACAGGCACATCGTCATGTCTTAACAAACAGTGCCATAGTTGATCCATTTCTTCAGTAAGTATTTTCACTTGATCAATTGTATTAATTAgtcttttattagaaagtaaCTATGTATAATTTGGACACTTCATGTAGGGAATTTAGAGACACTATACGGAGACAATTGAGAAATCGGAGGCGACAATCATCTTTGATAGACAAGAGAGTTCATAGGGAATTTGTAGATTGGTTTTCACGTCGTGTACGTATATTGGGTCATTGCTGATTGGTTTCATTCtatgttataattaataattgactTGGacatgttatttcttttttccttttagatAAGGAATGACTCAACTAGCCTTCACTCAACTGATTTCAAATTCTTAGCCATGGGTCCAATTGATATAGTACAAATTTGTAATAACATTTGtcatatcttatttttatatttgatatttgatgtccattatttttcttcaattttgtgtcttttcttaaaagttttttttctttagtttttattatgataaattattctctcgaatttattttccaaaaatttTCTTCCCAAAAATTTTCTAAACATGTATTTTCACATTTCTACCTTCCTAACAAGAATAAAGATTTTTTAATGCTAAAtgtaatatttcaatttttagcAAATTACTATtgataaaataagatgttataaaattgataaaataagaCGTCACTTAtacatgtattattattatagttatctaaaataaaataactctaataataagtatatcaataagaattaaacttaattattagataaaaaaGAAGACCTTATGCAATATCTCTATTCTCCACCAATGATATTTCAATACCTAGTCCTCATGCTCCCACCAATAAAATGATCATCATAGAAGAAACATACAAACAGATAGACTTGAAGATTTCACCATCGTGATCAATTAGAGCGTATCTGATCTTCAAACAGATAAACACGAGAGAATAACTCTTAGAGAAAAGtcaaaaaattctaaaaaaataatttttagagaaatgatatattttaaaattataaaacttgtctataataaaactatttatattaaaactatttatatctCACATAACATACTAAGATAATCTATCATCAATAGCAGCAGCACACTATTATCAATAGCCAAGTTCTAAACATAAGAATTGACAAGTAAAATAAAAGGTaagaaaaattgatactaaacaatggtataattttattaaagaaaaaaaaacataatatattctCTTTAAGTTCAAAGAGAAAACAATATCATTCTCTCGTAATAAAAAAAACGAATAgcaataaaatcttaaaaataaaaatgattttttctttcttattttttcttctcaaatacTAAACactaaagaagaaaacaaaaatagtgtCTAAGAGAAATAGCCATGTcctttttataagaaaaaaaaaacaaaataaaaaatcttggAATCTACAGTGAAGAGTTAATATGACTATGGtttaacaaattatgaaaatcatGGAAAAGAATGGTACAACTAATAATTCTCTTGTATATGCTTTAAAACAAACTGCTTATAATTTCTCAATATTCGGACATACATCAAGTCTGTCAACTCTAGTATATTGCTAATAATTTGTTGCCTTTCAGGTCTTTTTGTTGTCTCCGTTTATTCCAAATAAagaatatgttttttctttcttaataaagTGAAGAGAATCAAGAGTGGGAATTATTATGTCCATGACGCATAGCTTTTATGGGTCGTAATCTCTtctattaagattttttttttgttatacaaGATATTTGATTGAAAACTAATGATTAAGGTATAAGTTTTACATTGAAACGTGGAATGAATTTGACTTGTTTATTCATTGTATCATGACGGACAAATGTCAATTTGTTTAAAAAGTAATTACCAGATTTATGATCAATGTACTAAGTACTAAATTGTgggtttttaaataaaaagattctCCTTTGAAGTTCAGAACCACTTATTTacgtttaaatttatttattatttcgaAAAAGACCTCAAATTGGTCTTCTATAACAATTCTTAAGGCCATTTCACATGCAGGtatattctatttataaaaaatagtggttaatattatttcatctatCGAATATCCATATATGAGTCGATTCTTTAAAAGCTCCCTTAAgtctattaatttttaaatgattctgaattattttatttaaatttaaaataaaataatgaataacgTTTAGTCACCTAGATCGAATTATACTTTCTTAACACTgcaaaattatgtataaaatatgatagatatgtaaatatatttaaatattaaaattagaagataaaaaataagatttctTCAGTTTCTTTTTAATCCAATACTTATTGAATCGTTTGTTCTTTTGTATCAAGATATAATCATAgtaaaatcataatatcaaatataaaaaagtagtaatataatataaattgcaTCAAACATTTTACAAGAAAATTTGGtggattatttttaaaagattaatattaCGTTTGGAGAGATTAATACATATCACTAATACGGTATATTTTACAAACTAACTATTTTGATATAGATTTGTTCTAACTAGACCTGTCAATTTGGCCCCTAACTATTTTGATATAGATTTGTTCTAACTAGACCTGTCAATTTGGccctccttacatggtttggtCCTAACCCACGTAGGTTGGGGCCAAAAAAATTCACAGGACCAAAAAGTTCCTCGTAGAAAAAGCCCACGGGgtcaaaatatcttcaaaagcccTGTGAATCAGGGCCAACCCATGGgcatttttttagaaaaaatgtttattttgaatacaaaaaaaaatataattaactcctaatttgttacaaaaatagttactatagaaaataaattgaaatttttataagagGAGAGTTCTAAAatcaagaagcaaaagcaaaatgacaatatttattgagttagattctctaagtatataattaaaggatcattttataaatttgaaatttaaatatttaatttcacgtttttttaagttataagtaagaaattaactttttatctaaaattatcctaattgaaatttaagagaagattttctctaattgaagctcttaatttaaaaaaaatagacttctttattttcttagaaagttattgaaaaagaaattaaatataaatgattttcttttttattttatactcaacaaatcatgttcataacaaaaataataaataaaaagaaaaaactcataaaccttGTGCAGACTGAAGTTGTATTCGCCCATAGAATTCAATCTCGTCGTACTACTCactcaaaatgtttacattttaaatgtcataaacataaatataaacataaacataaacaaacatttatgttatgtgttctaattgaaagttaaaaataaattatttaatgtgttagttaaggaattgaaacactataacatttgtcattctttagtactttaggtctatttaaaattttcattttttttataaacttttaagaaattaactttctttttataatatatcttatggtgattttgagaaaagattatcagagagaaaaaaacaaaataaaacataagtttaatttacacataaaatattaatactttttttgaacaaaaaaatttagataataaatttttgaattatttttaattttaaataattaaaagcagattgagtgatattttagaagtcgaggaaacaaaacagtgattctttttaagaactgtaaaagcagtgcaaatattaaatcaaattaatatgttattatctctctttggggttattttgatattactaattatatataattttctaataattggtgtctgcaacataagacataattttattaaaattgacaacaaaataaagcatttttataatatttcaggaaaataaatttgtaatactatttagttgtataaaattaagtgtgtggtttgcaattgtttttaattatttaaaaaagtggttattttaaatattaaatattctattatactataattaattagttttatttaataatttgaaataagaaatcaattacatgaatataaaatttagtacttttaatagttactattaagaatgttgaagtttagtttccaaaaaaaatttagtggGCTAAACACACCTTAACCTTGACCCTAACCCCCTTGAGAGGGGGCTTTGGGGGTTGGAGCTTTTTTTTGGCCCCCATTTAAGGGGCTTCTTAAGAGGGGGCTTCTTCAAGAGTGGGTTAGGGCTAACCCCGGGATCATGGGTCAAATTGACACCTCTAGTTCTAACAAccttttagataattttttacatttctaGTTTAGTATAAGTGAGTCTGCttaatatttatcaaatcttcactataacataaacaattaaatTGATTGTTATATAACTTgaatatatcatatatttatatttatatctttttaatttgtattgacATATAAATATAGCTTCAGTATTACTTTCAGTTCataattatttgtaatatatattatttacaacttaaatatttatctatttcaAAGTCTTGTTCGATACTGttttatccttaaaaaatatataaaaaatatttaaattatgatcTCAATTCATCAAAGtaataaagtataataaaaaaataagtatatctATCAATTGACATAAATTTTAACTCCAAAACACATCAATTATATGAtaaaacttagttttttttGGTTAATAATCAAAACTTTCGTGGAACCAAACAATAATGTTACTTAAACAATAAAAGTGATTCACATGagtaaaagtattttaaaattaattaatataatttttatttaaacaacgcttaaacaaaaattaaaaatatatttttccttatttttactTGAGTAAAAACATCTTATTCTAACAAAAgtatatgacaaaaaaaaactatattgaaGTTGAATGGTGTGACCTGGAAAATGGGTTAAAAGAGTGAATATGTGTATTATACTAACGAGAccagattttattttaatataaatggaTTTTAAATATATCCTGGTTCATTAGCATAAACACCCAACCTCTCTCTAAAACTTAGAACTCCAAGTTCTTCTGTCTTCTCTCTAACCTTCACTCTCACTGACTCAGTGCATGTCCGCTTAGGTGGTGCTCAAGCGTTCACAGCATAGAGGGCTATATTTTGAACCGATTACTTCCTTCATTCGGACGGTAAGTAATTTTCCTCTTTTCCTCCTCTATTTTGGAACCTAGGGCATGCTATTCTACTAATTTCATGTAACTAGAAACCTCCGccttacactacaaaaaagaagggtattaccgaaggccagaagccctcggaaacaacccaaaaccgtcggtaaaaggtaattaccgaaggcttatcgacgaccaaagagccctcggtaaatcccttgtcgctaacatttatcGAGGGCTTTtacccttcggtaattaccgagggccaaaagccttcggtaattaccgaagggcaaaagccttcggtaatttgcGAAGGGCGGAGAGCGGGATTTCAGATTTGGGCAGAGAGCGGGATTTCAGATTTGGGCAGAGAGCGGGATTTCAAATTTGGGCAGAGAGAGGGATTCCAAATTTGCGCAGAGGAGAGAGGGATTCCAGATTTTGGTAATTTGGGGAGAGAGCCCTCACTCCTATTCCCACGTTGTAACCGTCCACGAGACTCACATCGTAGAAGTCCTTGTTACCGTTGCCGGAGCTTCCGATCTTGAACTCCACCAGCGTCCCCGGCAGGACTCCTCCGTCGATGCATTTAAGTCCCCCCTGCACAATCTTCAGTGGCGCATTTTTCGGCGCCGGAGTCGTCAAAGGTGCATCCAGTCCGAGCCCAGAAGCGGCCTGACCAACCGGACAGAGCTGTGAGGTGGACCGACGAACCGGGCTGCAGGGCAAAACCGCCAGAACCGAGAATGTCGGCGCCGTTGCCGGAAAGCGTCCCCTGCCAAACTGTGTAACTACAATGATTCTGGAGAGAAAATACCGTGGCAGATGCTACCTGAAAATGTATAATCCAGACattgattaagaaaaaaattagaaaatcgAAAATGCTTGGGTCTTGGGGTTTGGTGTTCTCGTTGGAGAGGAGAGGAAGATGACGTTTTGGAGGAGCAAAGCGGAAGGGTTTCAGAGGAAGGGTTTTGGACGACGAAACTTGAGCTACTGGAAAATGAATTGCAGAGAGGGAATAACTTGATTTTAACCAAAATACTTCGAAGACATTACCGAGGGCCACAAGCCTTCGGTATTTTATTTCACCACAGCATTACCGAGGGGTTGTAGGCCGTCGGGAAAATGCCGCCGGAAAAACCCACATTTCTTGTAGTGTTAAACCTCTTGTCAAAACTTAGATCTAAAGAGTTGTTCTATCACCCATTGggtggtttgtagggtttgGTTGAGTTATTGTTGAGTCAGGCACTGTTGAATCAAGTTGTGAGCTTAACTGTGAAACCCTAAGAtaaggggagctagatattgttttcaattttcttgCAGTATTTGTATGTATGTTAAATTCCTTAATGGGTGTGCTGTTTGGTTTGCTTGGTTAAGCTCTAAAGTAAGTGGGTCATACATGTTGATGCGTGTGATGTATGAAATTGTAGCGTGAGGTCTGTAAACTGAATTGGTTGAATCTAGCTGCTGTAATTGTGTGTCTTGGAAGTGCTTGGAGTGATAAATCTGTTATAGCTTGAATGAAATGGAAAGTTAAGTGAAATTATGGTGTTTTATGGCAAATGggggaagtgaggtagtgattttgggcattTGGTGCCTAAAGCGCAATTGGGTTGTTGGGGTAGTCTTAGCtagtgtattgtgacttgtttgagtcactaaattgatcaaaataggtgcaaAGCAGTAGGATTGAGTTTTGGATCCCTAAGAATGGTAGTATgaatgtttagaatcatttagataagtttaattaagtataagacaataattaagggtgttagaagttagtaaaaatggttaggAATGATTATGTTAGGtgttgttcataattctgcagaattatgcagtttcGCCGAAAGTGAACTGATAATCGTTCGGCCATGcgttgttgagcgttcggtctcttaggtagcgttcggtctcttaagtagcgttcggtctcttaggtagcgttcggtctcttaggtagcgttcggtctcttaagtagcgttcggtctcttaggtagcgttcggtcttgatagtGCTCGAtcttaggtagcgttcggtcttgatagtgctcggtctcaggTAGCGTTTGATCTCTCAAGTAGCGTTCGGTCGTAGTAGCATTCGGTCTCTCTTAGTAGGCGGTCATAAATAGTGTTAGGCCACTTCTTCAGTCTTACCTTTTATGGACCGTACGGTCCTGTCCTTTGGGAAGTAAGATACCATTCAGTCTCCACCATTCATAGGGTGTTCGATCTTGCTCATTATGTGTTGATATTTTCCGTTCGGCCTATATTCCTTTTTATTCCAGTATGCTATTTTACTTAATTGTTCCAGTTGCTTTAAGGGCTTATGTGTGCATTATCATGTTGGtgttaaagtgaaaaatatcagtattggacgtaatttcatgatcctcaagggggaatacatggtggtgccctcagtgtttagaatgatttggaTGGTAGTTCAGTCTttggggttatcctgaaactacaatggtcaatcattctcaagtagagaggattgaatcatgtcgtaagtagtagcaggaggtcctagtcttgggtgcttccagtatggcccaaggtgagtgataacagactaacctcgtgagtgtggtagggtaaaacccattggcaatggctttgcaaagcagtagaggccaccaggAGTGCATGACctgccatagctcgacaatcattctaagtccggacgagtcaagtttgaGTGCAACAAGTTACGTTTGTGTAGTGTAGTGTATCTGTCTTTACTTGCATGTTGCCTGTGACTGCTAtgacatgatttttgtatatctagctcacccttgcttatGTGTGTTAGGTGTTTTTAATTCAAGCTGTTATACAGTTTGTTCTGTTATTCTGTTTACTATAAAAACACTGTTTGTATTGCACATTTGCTGTTCAATACACATTCAATATTTTCACGTTCATTTTTCTGTTCTGATATCTTCTATCAGTTTCATTCTCTGCAAGTTTCATTCTCTGCATTCTCTAACAGTGGTATCCAGAGCCCAGGTTGAAAGAATACCTAAGGGGTATCGTTCCGAGTACAGTGCGGCTGACTGTGGGTGGTTTAGAACGATCAAGAAAGAAGTTCTTGGGCAGAGAAGAAGGGTGGACCATGGCTGATTTTTCTACGACAAACTTTCCTGTACTCACCGACAAGAATTGGAGTAGGTGGAGTACGCAAATGCGCGTGTTGTTTCGTGTTCAAGATGTGAGCAGTGTGGTAGAAGGAGATAATTCCATGAGTGATTTTCGTGGTTCAGATGATCAGAAGGAGATACTAAGAAAGAAAGATGATAAAGCCTTGCTGATCATTCACCAATGTGTGGATGATATGCATTTCGAGAAGATACAAAATGCATCTACGGCTAGAGAAGCGTGGGAGATATTGGTACGGTGTCATTCTGGGGGAGAGAAAATCAGAAAAGTGAAACTCCAGACGCTGCGGAGACAATACGAATTGGCACAAATGGAGGACAGTGATAAGGTTAGTGATTACTTCACAAGAATTCTGAGTATTACTAACCAGATGAAGAGATGTGGCGAGTCCATTAGTGATTTCATGATAGTTGAAAAGATTATGCGGTCTCTACCTCAGCGGTTCGATTACATTGTTGTGGCCATCGAAGAATCAAAAGATacagagaagatgaagattgagGAACTGCAAAGTTCCTTAGAGGCACATGAAATGAGATTGGTAGACCGAAATCCCGTAAAGAATGATGAGCAAGCACTCAAGGCGTTGTATGtcagaaatgaagagaaaaagaagttcAAGAAATGGAAAGGAAAACCAGCGAaaggaaaatggaaaaatgaGTATAA contains:
- the LOC108329247 gene encoding uncharacterized protein LOC108329247, coding for MDRSWIDMPRNTNQYIRGLNTFLDFAFTNSGVRGKIVCPCQKCNFKKWQSREEVYEHLIIKPFPKGYTVWHLHGERRVNAEAPQVMAEAPQVMAEAPQVMGEAPQVMVEEDGGRVEINDNMCEMINDNMGAESSHTRSHDGTNFFELMQDGQQSLYEGCDKYSKLSFLVKLYHIKCLCRISDKAMSMILELLADAFEHAKIPNSFYEAKKVINKLGLHYTKIDACPNDCMLYVGEDKDKDSCKKCKTSRWKPKKRNTIGDDVVVNKRKKIPAKVLRYFPLKPRLQRMFFSSKIAEHMRWHASESTNEGMLRHPRDSEAWKKFDLMHPQFALDPRNMRLSLATDGFNPYGNLSTNHSIWPVVLIPYNLPPWMCMKQSSFILSMIIPGKRALGNDIDVYLQPLIEELKELWKTGIKTFDSYGNEVFDMRAAILWTISDFPGLGTLSGWNTHTGLACPRCNFDTTPKKLVKGGKFCFISHRRWLDGRHKFRLAHSRFDGTIENRSQPMAISGHDILQQLGNVHVEFGKEPIVEERSKRQRRVDHPKVDTLQWRKKSIFFDLPYWVDNLLHHNLDVMHIEKNVCDNILFTLLNDSTNNKCKDNLKARKDLQLWGIRPDLWPDENGRYLPAIYTLSNVNKDIFLKTLKNITVPDGYSSNISRCVDVKQRKIRGLKSHDSHVLMEQILPLAIRKTLPKEVSSILIDLCSFFKQLCNKVLKIDQLVQLQDRVDSLLLFSQ